A DNA window from Fragaria vesca subsp. vesca linkage group LG3, FraVesHawaii_1.0, whole genome shotgun sequence contains the following coding sequences:
- the LOC101308952 gene encoding uncharacterized protein LOC101308952 — MASSLEDLLAEDGFKGRKLWARSRASLRTESMPQHRSPDQPKRHSVSGDRIRTGRTRSDVNRNGAKEDVLTGDDTRGRRGLRDDLLRRNEVDGESKKEVRVSRLGSTSGWEARSLNSNVTERDHASVWEARSVKSNLSDRGHASVWEARSVRSNFSDRVHASVWEAGSSKSNVTEDLPRTEIVEVEDEEYKDIYSNELYRSEGRNGKYYNGSMEKEGFDERLRKLTEADRRHSNSSTTNVSGRVSFSEVNRKSRKQRASSQDRLKRGSSISKTSEDSRRKKRDKVLLPDSKPALDEIAIKAMVSILSGYIKRFIKEEEFRRALRDNCMSSLNFNDQEEEHAERKVILNLEEAMETIAMAAEDSANEKGLRRASLQLSVITGLTSDDLKDGFTSGVSNCRLSACAHLYLSVVYKILKKDRVSAKHLLQVFCDSPFTARTILLPELWDYLFLPHLSHLKVWYDQEADSVADAQNGPRKLELLGKVYNDILDSGTYQFALYYKDWLTEGIESPCIPSVPIPSVSLRQVQQGSSHGYSSEMASPAGPQSMVSRKLYDSVFGRASKTEVYEVKDDGQIESYEDCMRTPDGSAVVVQERPYSGEAAQYGYRDIEEDPSKSALENESLAGNELSMEPEQQWSFSRDSDPPESDLNDQFGNISKENTESTKMPHQPAPEKMELTQKGVTKSISTGSNSSQASITSSIINPVKEKSSSEELLGNYVEEGIDLSSIPQDFLCPLSGELFEDPVTLETGQTFERSAIRAWFDEGNRTCPVTGKALESPAVPLTNLILKRVIHSWKSEHSRQLLAYASHVVGTSGRVGSKHHDETIIFVLEQLLTCFSKKERTANARHLISLGCLQFLLQRFEIGKEEEKSRVAALFSCCMEADADCRSLIASSINKHCLVELLQGKEVNLRTNAVLLMTELICLKRWDILTFG; from the exons ATGGCATCGTCTCTGGAGGACCTTCTAGCAGAAGATGGGTTCAAAGGAAGAAAATTGTGGGCAAGGTCGAGGGCTTCATTGCGGACTGAAAGTATGCCTCAACACCGTAGTCCAGACCAACCGAAGAGACATTCGGTGTCAGGAGATAGAATTAGGACAGGAAGGACAAGGTCTGATGTAAATCGTAACGGTGCAAAAGAGGATGTGCTGACAGGTGATGATACTAGAGGTAGGAGGGGACTAAGAGATGATCTCCTTAGGAGAAATGAAGTAGATGGAGAATCAAAGAAAGAAGTTAGGGTCAGTAGACTAGGATCTACTAGCGGGTGGGAAGCTAGGAGTTTAAATAGCAATGTAACAGAAAGAGATCATGCTAGTGTATGGGAAGCTAGAAGTGTAAAGAGTAATTTATCGGATAGAGGTCATGCCAGTGTGTGGGAAGCTAGAAGTGTGAGGAGTAATTTTTCAGACAGAGTTCATGCCAGTGTATGGGAAGCTGGAAGTTCAAAGAGCAATGTAACTGAGGATCTGCCGAGAACTGAGATAGTTGAGGTTGAAGATGAAGAATACAAGGACATATATTCAAATGAGTTGTATAGGTCAGAGGGAAGGAATGGTAAATATTATAATGGGAGTATGGAAAAGGAAGGATTTGATGAGAGGTTAAGGAAGTTGACTGAGGCGGATAGGAGGCACAGCAACAGTTCAACTACTAATGTGTCTGGACGTGTGAGTTTTAGTGAGGTTAACAGGAAAAGCAGGAAACAACGTGCAAGCTCTCAAGACAGATTAAAGAGAGGTTCATCAATCAGCAAAACTTCTGAAGATAGCCGCAGGAAAAAGCGCGATAAAGTTTTGCTTCCTGATTCTAAACCTGCTCTTGATGAAATTGCTATCAAGGCCATGGTGTCCATATTAAGTGGATACATAAAGCGTTTTATCAAAGAGGAGGAGTTTCGGAGGGCACTTAGAGATAACTGCATGAGTTCTCTAAACTTTAATGATCAAGAAGAAGAGCATGCTGAGAGAAAAGTCATACTAAACCTGGAAGAAGCAATGGAAACAATAGCAATGGCTGCTGAGGACTCAGCAAATGAAAAAGGTCTAAGAAGAGCCTCTTTGCAGCTTAGTGTTATCACAGGTTTGACCTCTGATGATCTGAAGGACGGATTTACATCAGGGGTTTCTAATTGTAGGTTGTCAGCTTGTGCTCATCTCTACCTCAGTGTTGTGTATAAGATACTGAAGAAAGACAGGGTTTCGGCAAAGCATCTTCTGCAAGTTTTCTGTGACTCACCATTTACTGCAAGAACAATATTGTTGCCTGAACTGTGGGACTATCTATTTCTTCCACATCTTTCACATTTAAAGGTGTGGTATGATCAGGAAGCTGATTCTGTCGCAGATGCACAAAATGGGCCAAGGAAACTGGAGCTTTTAGGGAAGGTGTACAATGATATTTTGGACTCTGGGACTTACCAATTTGCACTTTACTACAAGGATTGGCTTACAGAAGGAATTGAATCTCCTTGCATTCCTTCCGTTCCTATCCCTTCAGTATCACTTCGGCAAGTTCAGCAGGGAAGTTCTCATGGTTATTCTTCGGAGATGGCTAGTCCAGCTGGTCCGCAATCAATGGTCAGCAGAAAACTGTATGATTCAGTGTTTGGCCGCGCAAGTAAAACCGAAGTATATGAAGTTAAAGATGATGGACAGATTGAAAGCTATGAAGATTGTATGAGAACTCCTGATGGTTCAGCTGTTGTTGTACAAGAAAGACCATACTCTGGTGAAGCAGCTCAATATGGGTACCGAGATATTGAAGAAGATCCCAGTAAGAGTGCACTAGAAAATGAATCCCTTGCT GGAAATGAACTCTCTATGGAACCTGAGCAACAGTGGAGTTTTTCTAGAGATAGTGATCCGCCAGAAAGTGACCTCAATGACCAATTTGGTAACATTTCTAAAGAAAATACAGAAAGCACCAAGATGCCACATCAACCAGCTCCTGAAAAAATGGAGCTTACTCAGAAAGGGGTTACAAAATCGATCTCTACTGGCTCGAATTCTAGTCAAGCATCAATCACCAGTTCTATCATAAAT CCAGTCAAAGAAAAGTCTTCTTCTGAAG AGTTACTGGGAAATTATGTTGAAGAAGGAATTGATTTATCGAGTATTCCTCAGGACTTCCTTTGCCCTCTAAGTGGGGAGTTGTTTGAAGATCCAGTAACTTTAGAGACTGGTCAAACCTTTGAGCGGTCAGCCATCAGGGCATGGTTTGATGAGGGAAACAGAACATGTCCTGTGACAGGAAAAGCTTTGGAATCACCAGCAGTACCTCTTACAAACTTAATCTTAAAGCGTGTGATTCATAGTTGGAAGTCTGAACATTCTAGGCAACTCTTAGCTTATGCCTCTCATGTAGTGGGAACCTCAGGGAGAGTTGGATCCAAACACCATGACGAAACAATTATTTTTGTCCTAGAGCAGCTTCTCACATGTTTCAGCAAAAAGGAAAGAACAGCAAATGCCAGACACCTTATCTCTCTTGGATGCTTGCAGTTTCTTCTTCAAAGGTTTGAAATAGGAAAGGAGGAAGAGAAATCACGTGTAGCAGCACTGTTTTCCTGTTGTATGGAAGCAGATGCAGATTGTAGGAGTCTAATAGCAAGCAGCATCAACAAACACTGCCTCGTGGAGCTACTTCAGGGAAAAGAGGTCAACTTAAGAACAAATGCAGTGTTGTTGATGACAGAACTCATTTGTTTGAAGAGGTGGGATATACTGACTTTTGGGTAA
- the LOC101310101 gene encoding uncharacterized protein LOC101310101, whose protein sequence is MAILLELLQSSLPNQRPLAAVLLFYLDILVSTKPQEYSIYRSVAVDAIAESLDCSLTDVNVRENCCKALRILGLHFSMSGKLLSEKWITKEAEPNGEVNSVENEEDGSLASDTYPLDDEDNLTEYWLRYLTITLLGYGKKSILEILSKCLGSEHWDLVRMCLITAEWLSRALSSLSGSEFQLSAFSSLIPPLKETLKNSEHVEHKILASMSLLNFTKISECRVLLMESTEDISIPLQNLAEVTWSAKVLYAIISGENI, encoded by the exons ATGGCCATTTTGCTAGAGCTTCTCCAGAGTTCTTTACCCAACCAAAGACCCCTGGCTGCTGTGCTTTTGTTTTACCTAGATATTTTG GTATCAACTAAACCTCAAGAATACAGCATATATAGATCGGTAGCTGTAGATGCCATTGCAGAAAGTCTTGATTGCAGCTTAACTGATGTGAATGTCCGAGAGAATTGCTGCAAAGCACTTCGTATCTTGGGACTGCATTTCTCTATGTCTGGAAAATTGTTGTCAGAAAAGTGGATAACAAAGGAAGCAGAACCTAATGGTGAAGTGAATTCAGTTGAAAATGAAGAAGACGGTTCACTAGCTAGTGACACATATCCATTG GACGATGAAGATAATTTGACTGAATATTGGTTGAGGTATTTGACAATCACACTGCTTGGATATGGCAAAAAATCAATTTTAGAAATCCTTTCGAAGTGTTTAGGGTCAGAACACTGGGATTTGGTTAGGATGTGCCTAATCACTGCAGAATGGTTGAGCCGAGCACTTTCTTCACTATCTGGTTCCGAGTTTCAGCTCTCAGCCTTTTCATCTCTCATTCCTCCACTGAAGGAAACCCTGAAGAACAGTGAGCACGTTGAGCACAAAATTCTTGCTTCAATGTCCCTGCTCAACTTCACTAAAATCTCTG AGTGCAGGGTGCTTTTGATGGAAAGCACAGAAGATATATCAATTCCTCTACAAAACCTTGCTGAAGTAACATGGAGCGCAAAAGTGTTATATGCCATCATTTCTGGAGAAAATATTTAG
- the LOC101309231 gene encoding omega-6 fatty acid desaturase, endoplasmic reticulum isozyme 2-like, with product MGADTKFEEQKRTRQRLPVSTPPFTLSQLKKAVAPHFFKRSLLHSFSYVIYDLVLVSLFYHIATSYFHLIPHPLSYIAWPVYWILQGCTLTGVWVIAHECGHHAFSDYQFLDDVVGLVLHSALLVPYFSWKYSHRRHHSNIGSMERDEVFVPKPKSKISWYNNYFNNPPGRLITIIFTLTLGWPLYLAFNVSGRPYDRFACHYDPYSPIFSDQETLQIYISDLGILVTASVLYRLAMAKGLTWLVRVYGVPLLITNGFLVLITYLQHTHPSLPHYDSSEWDWLRGALSTVDRNYGVLNKVFHNITDTHVVHHLFSTMPHYNAMEATIAVKPILGDYYGFDGTPIFKALWREATECLYVEPDEDAPNTGARSHMLGMLYQGKFKNKTGRILQIK from the exons ATGGGAGCCGATACCAAGTTCGAAGAGCAAAAAAGGACACGTCAAAGGCTGCCGGTTTCGACTCCGCCATTCACTCTGAGCCAACTCAAGAAAGCCGTAGCTCCACATTTCTTCAAGCGCTCTCTCCTCCACTCCTTCTCCTATGTCATCTACGACCTCGTCTTGGTCTCTCTCTTCTACCACATCGCCACCTCTTACTTCCACCTCATCCCTCATCCCCTCTCCTACATCGCATGGCCAGTCTATTGGATCCTCCAGGGCTGCACCCTCACCGGCGTGTGGGTCATCGCACACGAGTGTGGCCACCACGCCTTCAGTGACTACCAGTTCTTAGACGACGTCGTTGGCCTTGTTCTTCACTCGGCTCTGTTGGTCCCTTACTTCTCGTGGAAATACAGTCACAGACGCCACCACTCCAACATCGGATCGATGGAGAGAGATGAAGTCTTTGTTCCTAAACCCAAATCCAAGATCTCATG GTACAACAACTACTTCAACAATCCACCAGGCAGGTTGATCACTATTATCTTCACCCTCACCCTCGGTTGGCCGTTGTACTTGGCATTTAACGTCTCTGGTCGACCCTATGACCGTTTCGCCTGCCACTATGACCCTTACAGTCCCATATTTTCCGACCAAGAAACCCTTCAAATATATATCTCCGATCTCGGAATTTTAGTCACTGCTTCTGTGCTCTACCGCCTTGCAATGGCTAAGGGATTGACTTGGCTCGTACGTGTTTATGGGGTGCCCTTACTGATAACAAACGGGTTTCTTGTGTTGATCACATATTTGCAGCACACACACCCTTCACTGCCACACTACGACTCGTCGGAGTGGGATTGGTTGCGAGGAGCTTTGTCGACCGTGGATAGAAACTACGGGGTGCTCAATAAGGTTTTCCATAATATTACAGACACACATGTTGTTCATCATCTCTTCTCTACGATGCCACATTATAATGCAATGGAGGCCACAATAGCAGTGAAGCCTATATTGGGAGATTACTATGGTTTTGATGGGACTCCGATTTTCAAGGCTTTGTGGAGGGAGGCTACGGAGTGCCTTTATGTTGAGCCGGATGAAGATGCTCCTAATACGGGGGCTCGATCACATATGTTAGGTATGTTATATCAGGGGAAATTTAAAAACAAAACCGGGAGAATCTTACAGATAAAGTAA
- the LOC101301372 gene encoding nucleolar complex protein 2 homolog, with product MEAKNPVKKSKLGKRKSDEGSGKSSKSGGEAKEHKEQLERLHEKDPEFYDYLKQHGEELLQFADEDIEDDSDTNLEDEETQEGDEIEEDEETIDHEVKKKGKDTPKKVVTTEMVDSWCNTIQETGKLSAIHSLMKAFRTACHYGDDKEDESTLDFSIMSSSVFNKVMVFVLNNMDGIIRNLLELPAFGGKKETIIDLMTTKRWKNYNHLVKSYLGNALHVLRQMTDTDMISFTLRRLKHSSIFLAAFPILLRKYVKTAIDLWGLGGGALPISSLLFLRDLCIRLGSDCLDECFKGIYKAYVLNCQFMNAAKLQHVQFLGNCVIELYGVDLPTAYQHAFVFIRQLAMILREALSSKTKEAFRKVYEWKFMNCLELWTGAVCAYGSEADFRPVVYPLAQIIYGAARLVPTARYLPLRLRCIRMLNRIAASTGTFTPVSMLLLDMLEMKELNRPTTGGVGKAVDLRTVLKVSKPTLKTRAFQEACVLSVVDELAEHLAQWSYSIAFPELSFIPGVRLRSFCKSTKVERFRRATRELIRQIEANSQFITERRKAISFLPNDPAVVSFLEEEKKSEASPLSQYVTTLRQIAQQRYDSLVESSVLVGENSAVFGKRKIQESDEEDDTRDEEASTVFSSSWLPGVDTKKKEPKDGKNKKKRKTEQEERVAIDEDIVEELVLSSDEEDEPLSESLSDEDEEERKPAPSKPENKKQKPFTNPSKKKGKSQAKKSRKRKSAK from the exons ATGGAAGCGAAAAACCCAG TGAAAAAATCGAAACTTGGGAAGAGGAAAAGTGATGAGGGAAGCGGGAAAAGCTCCAAGTCTGGAGGTGAAGCAAAAGAGCATAAGGAACAACTTGAAAGACTTCATGAAAAG GACCCAGAGTTCTATGATTACTTGAAACAGCATGGCGAGGAACTTCTACAGTTTGCTGATGAGGACATTGAA GATGATTCCGATACTAACTTGGAAGACGAAGAGACGCAAGAAGGTGATGAGATAGAAGAGGATGAAGAGACTATCGATCATGAAGTCAAAAAGAAGGGAAAGGACACACCTAAAAAGGTTGTGACTACTGAAATGGTTGATTCTTGGTGCAACACGATTCAAGAAACTGGGAAATTGAGTGCTATTCATTCTCTTATGAAAGCTTTCCGCACTGCCTGCCACTACGGTGATGATAAAGAGGATGAGTCTACGCTAGATTTTAGTATTATGTCTAGCAGTGTCTTCAATAAAGTGATGGTATTTGTTCTTAATAATATGGATGGAATAATTCGGAACTTGTTGGAGCTCCCTGCCTTTGGCGGCAAGAAAGAGACCATTATAGATCTTATGACCACAAAAAGATGGAAGAACTACAACCATTTAGTGAAGTCATATCTTGGAAATGCTTTACATGTCTTGCGTCAAATGACTGATACAGACATGATATCATTTACTTTACGGCGTCTTAAACATTCCTCCATATTTTTGGCTGCTTTTCCAATTCTCCTGCGGAAGTATGTTAAG ACTGCCATTGATTTGTGGGGTTTAGGTGGAGGTGCCCTCCCGATTTCCTCCCTACTATTTTTAAGAGATCTGTGCATTCGTCTCGGATCTGATTGCTTAGATGAATGCTTCAAGGGGATCTACAAAGCATATGTCTTGAACTGCCAGTTTATGAATGCAGCAAAATTACAACATGTCCAATTTCTTGGAAATTGTGTAATTGAACTTTATGGAGTAGACCTCCCCACTGCATATCAACATGCCTTCGTTTTTATTCGGCAATTAGCAATGATTTTGCGAGAGGCACTAAGTTCAAAAACTAAG GAAGCATTTCGAAAGGTTTATGAGTGGAAGTTCATGAACTGCCTTGAGCTCTGGACCGGAGCTGTCTGTGCCTACGGCTCAGAAGCTGACTTTAGGCCTGTTGTATATCCCTTGGCCCAAATAATCTATGGGGCAGCACGTTTAGTTCCAACTGCTAGGTATTTGCCTCTTAGATTGCGTTGTATTAGAATGCTTAATCGAATTGCTGCGTCCACGGGTACTTTCACGCCAGTTTCTATGTTGCTTTTGGACATGCTTGAAATGAAAGAATTGAATAGGCCCACCACAGGTGGTGTAGGCAAAGCTGTTGATTTGCGTACTGTACTTAAG GTTAGCAAGCCAACCTTGAAGACCCGAGCTTTTCAGGAGGCATGTGTGTTGTCTGTTGTTGATGAGCTTGCTGAGCATTTAGCGCAGTGGAGCTATTCCATTGCTTTCCCCGAGTTGTCCTTTATACCAGGTGTGCGATTGCGTAGCTTTTGCAAATCCACCAAAGTTGAAAGGTTTCGGAGAGCAACAAGGGAGCTTATACGTCAG ATCGAGGCTAATTCACAGTTTATAACTGAAAGGCGCAAGGCAATCTCATTTCTACCTAATGATCCTGCAGTTGTATCTTTTCTTGAG GAGGAGAAAAAATCAGAGGCTAGCCCTCTATCCCAGTATGTTACAACTCTACGCCAAATAGCACAACAAAGATATGATTCATTGGTGGAATCCAG TGTTCTTGTGGGGGAGAATTCAGCTGTGTTTGGAAAGAGGAAAATACAAGAGAGTGATGAAGAAGATGACACTAGGGACGAGGAAGCCAGTACTGTGTTCAGTTCGTCCTGGTTACCTGGAGTTGATACCAA GAAAAAAGAACCTAAAGATGGGAAAAATAAGAAAAAGAGAAAGACAGAGCAAGAGGAACGGGTAGCCATTGATGAAGATATTGTTGAGGAGTTGGTCCTCAGCTCTGACGAAGAAGACGAGCCTTTAAGTGAGTCCCTTTCAGATGAGGACGAAGAAGAGAGGAAGCCAGCACCATCAAAACCAGAAAACAAGAAGCAGAAACCATTTACGAATCCATCAAAGAAGAAAGGAAAATCTCAGGCAAAGAAATCAAGGAAGAGAAAGAGCGCCAAGTGA
- the LOC101305350 gene encoding uncharacterized protein LOC101305350 isoform 2 → MLTESGDSEQEAEMGDLYALDFDGVLCDSCGESYASAARAAKVRWPTLFNDVDSSLEDWIIDQIRIVRPVMQSRHETVLFVRLLLEMRLPSLRKSSVAEGLTVEGIVENWSELKILLRNEWGEDKESLENLFRKVRDEWKGQDLGTWIGANRLYPGVADALKSATSTIYIVTGKQSPFAEVILRELAGVTLPPERIFSVASGSKHKIEVLKQLQKKPEHQGLKLQLATLKKVIEEPELVGWNLYLGDWGYNTPKERDEVATIPRIQILQLSDFSNKLK, encoded by the exons ATGTTAACTGAAAGCGGAGACTCAGAGCAGGAAGCAGAAATGGGGGATTTGTACGCTTTGGATTTCGACGGTGTTCTGTGTGATAGCTGCGGTGAGAGCTATGCCTCTGCTGCCAGG GCTGCTAAAGTGAGATGGCCAACGTTGTTCAACGATGTGGATTCAAGTTTAGAGGATTGGATTATTGATCAAATTCGCATA GTGAGACCTGTAATGCAATCCAGGCATGAGACTGTTCTATTTGTGAGGTTACTTTTGGAGATGAGGCTTCCTTCTTTAAGGAAGTCATCAGTTGCAGAAGGGCTCACGGTGGAGGGGATAGTGGAGAATTGGTCAGAGTTGAAGATTCTGCTTCGGAATGAATGGGGTGAGGATAAGGAGTCTCTTGAGAATTTATTTAGAAAGGTCAGGGATGAGTGGAAGGGCCAGGACTTGGGGACTTGGATTGGTGCAAATAG ATTGTATCCAGGTGTTGCTGATGCTCTTAAATCGGCAACCTCAACCATCTACATCGTCACCGGGAAACAG AGCCCATTTGCTGAGGTGATATTGCGAGAACTTGCAGGAGTTACATTACCACCTGAAAGAATATTTAGTGTTGCATCCGG TTCCAAACACAAGATAGAAGTACTAAAGCAGCTTCAGAAGAAACCAGAACATCAAGGACTGAAGCTGCA ACTGGCAACCCTGAAGAAAGTTATTGAAGAACCCGAATTGGTTGGTTGGAATTTGTATCTAG GCGACTGGGGGTACAATACACCGAAAGAGAGAGACGAAGTTGCTACAATTCCCAGGATTCAGATTCTTCAGCTTTCTGACTTCAGTAACAAGTTGAAGTAG
- the LOC101305350 gene encoding uncharacterized protein LOC101305350 isoform 1, which produces MLTESGDSEQEAEMGDLYALDFDGVLCDSCGESYASAARAAKVRWPTLFNDVDSSLEDWIIDQIRIVRPVMQSRHETVLFVRLLLEMRLPSLRKSSVAEGLTVEGIVENWSELKILLRNEWGEDKESLENLFRKVRDEWKGQDLGTWIGANRLYPGVADALKSATSTIYIVTGKQSPFAEVILRELAGVTLPPERIFSVASGSKHKIEVLKQLQKKPEHQGLKLHFVEDRLATLKKVIEEPELVGWNLYLGDWGYNTPKERDEVATIPRIQILQLSDFSNKLK; this is translated from the exons ATGTTAACTGAAAGCGGAGACTCAGAGCAGGAAGCAGAAATGGGGGATTTGTACGCTTTGGATTTCGACGGTGTTCTGTGTGATAGCTGCGGTGAGAGCTATGCCTCTGCTGCCAGG GCTGCTAAAGTGAGATGGCCAACGTTGTTCAACGATGTGGATTCAAGTTTAGAGGATTGGATTATTGATCAAATTCGCATA GTGAGACCTGTAATGCAATCCAGGCATGAGACTGTTCTATTTGTGAGGTTACTTTTGGAGATGAGGCTTCCTTCTTTAAGGAAGTCATCAGTTGCAGAAGGGCTCACGGTGGAGGGGATAGTGGAGAATTGGTCAGAGTTGAAGATTCTGCTTCGGAATGAATGGGGTGAGGATAAGGAGTCTCTTGAGAATTTATTTAGAAAGGTCAGGGATGAGTGGAAGGGCCAGGACTTGGGGACTTGGATTGGTGCAAATAG ATTGTATCCAGGTGTTGCTGATGCTCTTAAATCGGCAACCTCAACCATCTACATCGTCACCGGGAAACAG AGCCCATTTGCTGAGGTGATATTGCGAGAACTTGCAGGAGTTACATTACCACCTGAAAGAATATTTAGTGTTGCATCCGG TTCCAAACACAAGATAGAAGTACTAAAGCAGCTTCAGAAGAAACCAGAACATCAAGGACTGAAGCTGCA CTTTGTGGAGGATAGACTGGCAACCCTGAAGAAAGTTATTGAAGAACCCGAATTGGTTGGTTGGAATTTGTATCTAG GCGACTGGGGGTACAATACACCGAAAGAGAGAGACGAAGTTGCTACAATTCCCAGGATTCAGATTCTTCAGCTTTCTGACTTCAGTAACAAGTTGAAGTAG